A window from Salvia miltiorrhiza cultivar Shanhuang (shh) chromosome 2, IMPLAD_Smil_shh, whole genome shotgun sequence encodes these proteins:
- the LOC131007850 gene encoding uncharacterized protein LOC131007850 has protein sequence MGHGIDEYSVVDYIVGLTREEINSREFAAEINMPVAESDLASVGRFNERQRFAYLEIMSSLASPIGSGFFIDGPGGTGKTFLYKAILATVRSTGDIALAVASSGVAASLLPNGRTAHSRFKIPLNLDESMSCSISKNTAPAKLIIAAKLILWDEASMANRKAVEALNLLLQDLMENQLLFGGKTVVLGGDFRQTLPIVRRGSREEIVDACLVFSSIWLLIRKIHLTQNMRAMEDPVFTDLLLRVGEGIEPNVHDDYVNLPDDMCLSYHGSDSPLDTLVNEIFPSFDAYSSGSSSLINTAILTPKNECMGEINESLIGKFPGNMVEYVSTDYANDPSQQQYYQDYMNAISVGSLPPHVLKLKVNCPVMLLRNLNPLEGLCNGTRLIVRDLGRHVIGAVIAVGTHSGEYVLIPRIPLELDDTHICPITFKRLQFPLRLCFAISINKSQGQTLDRVGVYLPHPVFSHGQLYVALSRVRTSSSIKFLIRPPVADMDSTCETRNVVYTEILQAAT, from the coding sequence ATGGGTCATGGGATCGATGAGTACTCTGTGGTCGATTATATAGTTGGGTTGACTCGTGAAGAGATAAATAGTCGTGAATTTGCAGCTGAAATTAATATGCCAGTTGCAGAATCTGATTTAGCTTCGGTGGGTCGTTTTAATGAAAGACAACGCTTTGCTTATCTTGAGATAATGTCCAGTCTTGCTTCACCAATTGGCTCAGGCTTTTTCATTGATGGTCCTGGTGGAACTGGAAAGACATTTTTATATAAGGCAATCTTGGCCACTGTGCGTTCAACCGGTGACATTGCACTTGCAGTTGCTTCATCTGGTGTTGCAGCTTCTTTGTTACCAAATGGTCGAACAGCTCATTCTAGATTTAAAATTCCGTTAAATTTAGATGAATCTATGTCATGCTCGATAAGCAAGAATACTGCGCCTGCAAAGTTAATAATTGCAGCCAAGCTCATATTATGGGATGAGGCATCGATGGCAAATCGAAAGGCAGTTGAAGCTTTAAATTTATTGTTGCAAGATTTGATGGAAAACCAGTTATTGTTTGGTGGGAAAACAGTTGTTCTTGGTGGAGATTTCAGGCAAACTCTACCGATTGTTCGAAGGGGTTCTCGTGAAGAGATAGTGGATGCTTGTTTGGTATTTTCATCCATATGGCTTCTTATTCGAAAAATTCATTTGACACAGAATATGCGGGCAATGGAGGATCCTGTTTTTACAGATTTGTTATTGAGGGTTGGTGAAGGCATAGAGCCAAATGTTCATGACGATTATGTTAATCTTCCCGATGATATGTGCCTTTCTTACCATGGTTCAGATTCGCCTCTTGACACATTGGTCAATGAAATATTTCCATCATTTGATGCATATTCTAGCGGTTCTTCGAGCCTTATAAATACCGCTATTTTAACTCCTAAAAATGAATGTATGGGGGAAATTAACGAATCATTGATTGGAAAATTCCCAGGCAACATGGTTGAATATGTTAGCACGGATTATGCAAATGATCCAAGTCAGCAACAATACTATCAAGATTATATGAATGCAATTAGTGTTGGTTCATTGCCACCACATGTTCTTAAATTAAAGGTTAATTGTCCTGTTATGTTACTTCGCAACTTAAATCCATTGGAGGGGTTGTGTAATGGAACACGTTTAATTGTGCGTGATCTTGGTAGGCACGTGATTGGAGCAGTCATTGCTGTGGGGACCCATTCTGGTGAATAtgttttaattccaaggattcCATTGGAGTTGGATGATACACACATATGTCCAATTACTTTTAAGAGGCTGCAGTTTCCGCTAAGATTGTGTTTTGCTATCAGCATCAACAAATCTCAAGGCCAAACATTGGATCGTGTTGGTGTTTATTTGCCTCATCCTGTTTTTTCACATGGACAGCTATATGTTGCTTTATCAAGGGTCAGAACatcaagttcaataaaattccTGATTCGACCGCCAGTTGCTGATATGGATTCAACATGTGAAACAAGAAATGTTGTGTACACTGAAATTTTGCAAGCGGCGACATGA
- the LOC131007851 gene encoding uncharacterized protein LOC131007851, translating to MRVESYQGIVESITSNGVISAKSVGKRVLLPKTFTGGPRDLRCRYMNALALVAKFGRPDIFLTMTCNPKWVEIQSELFPVEKSHNRADLYARVFRAKNEELKKEIVKDSLFGVVAAYFYVIEFQKRGLPHVHWLIILQPRYKVTSTEAYDRFVSAEIPDLDLTPHLHSCVINHMMHGPCGELNPKNACMIGEKCKSYYPKEFKLNTEHRLDSYPDYRRRDDGKKVLVRGKWLDNRWVVPYNAYLLAKFDCHINVQVCTDVRSVKYLYKYVCKGNDQIAYNIVDVESTEPIDEISDFQKSRWLCAPEAMWRIYGFDIFDMYPSVLQLHVHLSGYQQVFFAANQSLPKIVDSDRANRTQLTEFFEMNKFVEVAALNLLYREFVEHFVWSLQTRRWTPRSRLGTIGRLVSVNITEVERFYLRLLLNHVRAPTSFEDLKTSNGVLFLSFREAALDRGLLDSDNDVRHAIHEAATYQMPSALRKLFAIILTM from the exons ATGAGGGTTGAATCGTATCAAGGGATAGTTGAGAGTATAACATCTAATGGTGTTATTAGTGCAAAATCTGTTGGTAAGCGTGTTCTTCTTCCTAAGACCTTTACAGGTGGCCCGCGTGATCTACGTTGTCGTTACATGAATGCGCTGGCACTTGTCGCGAAATTTGGACGCCCAGATATTTTTCTCACAATGACTTGTAATCCAAAGTGGGTGGAAATTCAAAGTGAATTATTTCCTGTTGAGAAGAGTCATAATAGAGCTGATTTGTATGCAAGAGTTTTCAGGGCAAAAAATGAGGAactaaaaaaggaaattgtaAAAGACTCTTTGTTTGGGGTAGTTGCAGCTTATTTTTATGTGATTGAATTTCAGAAAAGAGGCCTTCCACATGTTCATTGGTTGATAATATTACAACCACGATATAAGGTGACTTCAACTGAGGCTTATGATCGATTTGTATCTGCTGAGATTCCAGATCTTGACCTGACTCCACATCTACATTCTTGTGTTATTAATCATATGATGCATGGGCCATGTGGTGAACTCAACCCAAAGAATGCATGCATGATAGGGGAAAAATGCAAAAGTTATTATCCTAAAGAGTTTAAGTTAAACACTGAACATCGGTTGGACTCATACCCTGACTACAGGCGTAGAGATGATGGAAAAAAGGTTTTGGTGCGTGGCAAGTGGTTGGATAACAGATGGGTGGTCCCTTATAATGCTTATTTGTTGGCAAAGTTTGATTGCCATATTAATGTCCAAGTTTGTACGGATGTTAGATCAGTGAAGTATCTTTACAAATATGTTTGTAAGGGTAATGATCAAATAGCATACAATATTGTTGATGTTGAATCTACAGAGCCAATAGATGAGATTTCTGATTTTCAAAAGTCACGGTGGCTTTGTGCTCCGGAAGCTATGTGGCGAATTTATGGATTTGATATTTTTGATATGTATCCATCAGTTTTGCAATTACACGTGCATTTGTCGGGGTATCAACAGGTTTTCTTCGCGGCCAACCAATCTCTTCCGAAAATTGTAGATTCTGATCGTGCTAACAGGACACAACTTACAGAGTTTTTTGAGATGAATAAATTTGTTGAAGTTGCAGCACTAAATTTATTGTATCGGGAATTTGTTGAACATTTTGTATGGAGCTTACAAACTAGGAGGTGGACACCGCGCTCTAGGTTAGGAACAATTGGTAGACTTGTCTCTGTCAATATTACAGAAGTGGAGCGTTTTTATCTAAGGCTTTTGCTGAATCATGTTAGGGCTCCAACatcttttgaagatttgaaaaCATCAAATGGAGTATTGTTTTTGTCTTTTCGGGAGGCAGCTCTTGATAGAGGCTTGTTGGATTCTGACAACGATGTTAGGCATGCGATTCACGAAGCTGCAACTTATCAAATGCCGTCTGCTCTGCGAAAATTATTTGCGATTATACTT ACCATGTAG